The stretch of DNA AGTAATCGTATAGACTTTTGCAGTAGAGTCTTCTTCATTAATAAAAGACATTACTTCGAGTATGTCTTCTACATCCTTTACACCAGTATAGGGTCTCCCCGCATTTTTTTGTTGCCTATAGTTGTGATTTATATCACAATAGGCACACTCTTCATCTTTTCCAAAATATTGACAGTTTCTAAATACTGTCAGATAAATTAAATACCCCCACTCAATTACAGGTGCAATTTCTGAAGGTAGTTTACCACTTTTTGTTTTTCTTTTGTACCAAGAGGGTACAGGAGGGAACTCTAAAACTCCAAGATTTACCTCATCTAAAAAAAGATAAGGTTTTTCGTCTATGGCTTTTACTATATAAGGTGAGTTAGGATTGTTTCTTGTAGATATGATTGTTGGAAGTAAATGAAAGTGCCCTCCACTGATTTTAATTTCCTCCGGCGCTTTCTTGTCCTCTCCTTTTTTCATTTCAGACAAAGGGACGTGATCAAACGAAAAAATAAAATAATCTTTCGGCTTGTATTCAGATTTTAAAGATAGGGACTCAACAGAAAAATTGATCCCAAGTCTAAGTACGTCTTGTTTTAGAATTGCCTCCATAGGAATGGATTTATACTTTTTCTCCATATCTTCTAAGAGTCGAATGCCAGTGGAGTGTGGTTCTTGAATATTTGTATCAAGCATGATTTTTTAGTCTCTGGTTCTTTTAGTATAGTTCGTCATATTCTATTTACGATTCTGTCTAATAAAATTCCACAGGACACCCCAACGTTTAAAGACTCTATTTTACCGTGTAAATTAATCCGATATGTAAAGTCAGAATGTTCTAATAAGATTTTTTTTATTCCTTCGTTTTCATTTCCTAAGATGAGGCATGTCTCTTCTTTAGACGGTAGATTTTTGGGACTACTCTCTCCTTTTTCAGTACCCGCTACTACC from Leptospiraceae bacterium encodes:
- a CDS encoding radical SAM protein gives rise to the protein MLDTNIQEPHSTGIRLLEDMEKKYKSIPMEAILKQDVLRLGINFSVESLSLKSEYKPKDYFIFSFDHVPLSEMKKGEDKKAPEEIKISGGHFHLLPTIISTRNNPNSPYIVKAIDEKPYLFLDEVNLGVLEFPPVPSWYKRKTKSGKLPSEIAPVIEWGYLIYLTVFRNCQYFGKDEECAYCDINHNYRQQKNAGRPYTGVKDVEDILEVMSFINEEDSTAKVYTITGGSVLTSLKKKTEVEFYLEYPKAIEENFPGKWMGKIVAQAFEKEDCQKFKEAGIKVYHPNYEVWDSKLFEKICPGKASWIGREKWIRRIVDSAEVFGPSFVIPNFVAGVELSKPHGFTTVKEGVQSSKEGLDFFMSKGIVPRFTAWCPEPYTTLGTQEGPPLEYFCELLIAWKETFEKYSLPVPPGYGEPGPGKAVFSVSAFMDVIGYKGRV